From Candidatus Schekmanbacteria bacterium RIFCSPLOWO2_02_FULL_38_14, a single genomic window includes:
- a CDS encoding acetyl-CoA synthetase, with amino-acid sequence MGNKEKVKEIFNKVKAENRSYVLEHEAKEALSLYGINVTKETVCKTSEEAVKAGEKIGFPVVLKVVSPDVVHKTDSGGVIVGVKSEQELEKGFNQIIENQKKFNPKAIIKGISVQEMAKGEEIIIGSVKDPQFGPMVMLGIGGIFVEIFKDVSYRLIPIEKIDAEEMLSELKGYPLLCGARGREKTNLESIKETLQNVSKFLLDFDEVKEMDLNPIFVNKERATVADARIFI; translated from the coding sequence GTGGGAAACAAAGAAAAGGTAAAGGAAATTTTTAATAAGGTTAAGGCTGAAAACAGAAGCTATGTGCTTGAGCATGAGGCAAAGGAGGCTTTGAGTCTTTACGGGATTAATGTGACCAAAGAAACAGTCTGTAAAACCTCTGAGGAGGCTGTAAAGGCAGGAGAAAAAATCGGTTTCCCTGTTGTACTCAAGGTGGTTTCGCCTGATGTTGTCCACAAAACCGATTCAGGCGGAGTTATTGTTGGCGTAAAAAGCGAGCAGGAGCTTGAAAAAGGATTTAACCAGATTATTGAGAACCAGAAAAAATTCAATCCAAAGGCAATAATAAAAGGTATTTCAGTCCAGGAAATGGCAAAGGGGGAGGAGATAATAATCGGCTCTGTTAAAGACCCTCAGTTCGGTCCAATGGTGATGTTAGGGATTGGTGGAATATTTGTTGAGATATTCAAGGATGTCTCCTACAGGCTTATTCCAATAGAGAAGATAGATGCAGAAGAAATGCTTTCTGAATTAAAGGGCTATCCCCTTCTTTGCGGGGCAAGGGGAAGAGAAAAAACTAATCTTGAGAGCATTAAGGAAACCCTTCAGAATGTGTCAAAGTTTCTGCTTGATTTTGATGAAGTAAAGGAGATGGATTTAAATCCAATCTTTGTGAATAAAGAAAGAGCCACTGTTGCTGACGCAAGAATCTTTATCTAA
- a CDS encoding acyl-CoA dehydrogenase: MTTEILNLSLNEEQEAILQTVRKITKDVVEPQATEIDKKGEYPYEIMKIFAKEGLLALPLPKEYDGLGESLIVLCKVVEEIAKADMSCAMIVATHCLGSFPMDLMATEEQKQKYFPKLAAGELLSAIAMSEPDAGSDLASLKTKAVKDGDYYILNGEKRWITNAGVADLYVVFARTSQENKKAKGISAFIVEKETPGFSIGRKEDKLGARGSVTGDLIFQDCKIHKNQLMGEEGKGFILAMQSLNKERPIAASLALGVAEGAIEYSTNYAKERVQFGKPIADFQAIQFMLADMKIQVETARLLLYQAALKAEAKTPDATLYSSMCKTYASDVAMKVTTDAVQILGGYGCTREYPVERMMRDAKITQIFAGTNQIQRIVIAREMLQEK, translated from the coding sequence ATGACTACGGAGATTTTAAATCTTTCATTAAACGAAGAACAGGAAGCTATACTTCAGACAGTCAGGAAAATCACAAAGGATGTAGTCGAACCGCAGGCAACTGAGATAGATAAAAAAGGGGAATATCCCTATGAGATAATGAAGATATTTGCAAAGGAAGGGCTCCTTGCCCTTCCTTTGCCAAAGGAATATGATGGTTTAGGCGAAAGTCTTATTGTGCTCTGCAAGGTAGTTGAGGAGATTGCAAAGGCTGATATGTCCTGCGCAATGATTGTTGCAACCCACTGCCTTGGCTCCTTTCCGATGGACCTCATGGCAACAGAGGAGCAAAAACAAAAATACTTCCCGAAACTTGCCGCAGGCGAACTCCTCTCAGCAATAGCAATGAGCGAGCCTGATGCAGGCTCAGACCTTGCATCGCTGAAGACAAAGGCTGTTAAAGACGGCGATTATTATATCCTCAATGGCGAAAAAAGATGGATTACAAACGCAGGCGTTGCTGACCTCTATGTTGTTTTTGCAAGGACTTCGCAGGAAAATAAAAAGGCAAAAGGGATAAGCGCCTTCATAGTTGAAAAAGAAACGCCCGGCTTTTCAATTGGAAGAAAAGAGGATAAACTCGGCGCAAGAGGTTCAGTAACAGGAGATTTGATTTTTCAGGACTGCAAAATCCACAAAAACCAGCTTATGGGCGAAGAGGGAAAAGGGTTTATCCTTGCCATGCAAAGCCTGAACAAGGAAAGGCCCATAGCAGCATCCCTTGCACTTGGAGTCGCTGAAGGTGCTATTGAATATTCAACAAATTACGCAAAAGAAAGAGTGCAATTCGGAAAACCCATAGCCGATTTTCAGGCAATCCAGTTCATGCTTGCAGACATGAAAATACAGGTAGAAACAGCCCGCCTTTTGCTCTATCAGGCAGCTTTAAAGGCAGAAGCAAAAACTCCTGACGCAACTCTTTACTCCTCGATGTGTAAAACCTATGCCTCTGATGTAGCAATGAAGGTAACCACAGATGCTGTACAGATTTTAGGTGGCTATGGATGCACAAGAGAGTATCCTGTTGAAAGAATGATGAGGGATGCAAAGATAACCCAGATATTTGCCGGCACAAACCAGATACAACGCATTGTCATAGCACGAGAGATGCTGCAGGAAAAGTAG